A window from Natronorubrum aibiense encodes these proteins:
- a CDS encoding DUF7342 family protein translates to MDLTDTPDDIRDSTKNPPDFTEWDSPEEVLKGGPTRERLLSVILQLRTPTKVSRIAEQADCDTETARDYLEWFTSMGMTREISGRPVRYERNESYLQWRRVEQIRDQYSEAEIVEELKETIKQLEEYRAQFDADSPEDVSLMDHTKEASVEEVWEALSEWKTLKQRAELLDTARQNAHPSSGGAKVDA, encoded by the coding sequence ATGGACTTAACTGATACTCCCGACGACATTCGTGACTCAACTAAAAATCCTCCTGATTTTACCGAATGGGACTCCCCTGAAGAGGTCTTGAAGGGAGGGCCAACGCGAGAACGATTGCTCAGTGTCATTTTACAGCTACGGACACCAACGAAAGTGTCCAGAATCGCGGAGCAAGCAGACTGCGATACTGAGACTGCAAGGGACTACCTTGAATGGTTCACCTCGATGGGAATGACACGTGAGATCTCGGGACGACCTGTGAGATACGAACGCAACGAATCCTATCTCCAGTGGCGCAGAGTTGAGCAAATCCGAGACCAATACTCTGAGGCAGAGATCGTCGAAGAACTCAAAGAGACGATAAAACAACTCGAGGAGTATCGTGCCCAGTTCGATGCTGACAGCCCGGAAGACGTGTCTCTCATGGATCACACCAAGGAAGCGTCGGTCGAAGAAGTGTGGGAAGCACTGAGTGAATGGAAAACGCTCAAACAACGTGCAGAGCTGTTAGATACAGCGCGTCAGAACGCCCATCCCTCGAGTGGCGGTGCCAAAGTCGATGCCTGA
- a CDS encoding DUF7558 family protein, with product MTQQTLTGCAFCDALPGVESGEAHTWGQDERVTHPICVDCAIQAEPDPDEFDHCTCDGCGLVVDALAALTRFRVELGNLEGSLQLCARCSPGGPATYWTRDLEEHLIATPTE from the coding sequence GTGACACAGCAGACACTCACTGGCTGTGCGTTCTGCGACGCCCTGCCCGGCGTCGAGTCTGGCGAGGCGCATACGTGGGGCCAAGACGAGCGAGTCACCCACCCAATCTGTGTCGACTGCGCTATCCAGGCGGAGCCGGACCCTGACGAGTTCGATCACTGCACCTGTGACGGCTGTGGGCTCGTCGTCGACGCGCTTGCAGCCCTCACGCGATTCCGCGTCGAACTCGGCAATCTCGAGGGCTCGCTACAGCTGTGTGCGCGATGTAGTCCCGGAGGTCCGGCGACGTACTGGACACGCGACCTCGAGGAGCACCTCATCGCGACGCCGACAGAGTGA
- a CDS encoding MarR family transcriptional regulator has protein sequence MSSGTIDIDEFENADDDEFEERNDTERIVLFLDENDDRAWKAATIAEQLELDTDAVSAILSRLKERGLVRHKRPYWAITDNEDRLRAAYRLHQHHQTADEQYGEEHLEELKTDEMEEVQ, from the coding sequence ATGTCGAGCGGCACCATTGATATCGACGAGTTCGAGAACGCCGACGACGATGAATTCGAGGAACGAAACGACACCGAGCGGATCGTATTGTTCCTTGACGAGAACGACGACCGGGCGTGGAAGGCGGCGACGATTGCTGAACAACTCGAACTGGATACGGACGCTGTCAGTGCCATCCTCTCGCGACTGAAGGAACGAGGTCTTGTGCGGCACAAGCGCCCGTACTGGGCGATCACAGACAACGAGGACCGGCTTCGAGCCGCCTACCGGCTTCACCAGCACCACCAGACTGCAGACGAGCAGTACGGCGAGGAGCATCTCGAGGAGTTGAAAACTGACGAGATGGAGGAAGTGCAGTGA
- a CDS encoding DUF5789 family protein: protein MNPQQLHDELKDEFEYPVDHATVLAQIGGATVDAPDDIDSETVDEILASDNDKIYETAEDLVDSIYGNLDDSYIGRKYYDDRGANIDGDDYEDPHDDQNQSF from the coding sequence ATGAATCCCCAACAATTACACGATGAGCTTAAAGACGAGTTCGAGTACCCAGTAGATCACGCAACGGTACTCGCTCAAATCGGCGGCGCTACTGTCGATGCTCCCGACGACATTGACTCAGAGACGGTCGATGAAATCCTAGCCAGTGACAACGACAAAATATACGAAACCGCCGAGGATCTCGTTGACTCAATTTATGGAAATCTCGACGATAGTTACATTGGCAGGAAGTACTACGATGATCGCGGAGCAAACATTGACGGAGACGATTACGAGGATCCGCACGACGACCAGAACCAATCGTTCTGA
- a CDS encoding TMEM175 family protein, with protein sequence MALPFRLESEETDRLIALSDGVIAIAITLLVLEISVPTVPAGSTTAVVPDLTAEQWPEFVGYVLSFLVIGLYWTLHRRVFVYVEGHDRSVVWLNLLFLLLVAFVPYATSVFVAYPTGFGIAFYAGILSLTGFSLALLWGYVSRERLLEAGLTSRTVEIQAARFLVSPIVFAGSAILAQYNPLLAVLSWGLLVPLNGAFESRLVASVEESVTESENQPQ encoded by the coding sequence ATGGCACTTCCGTTCCGCCTCGAATCCGAGGAAACAGACCGACTGATTGCGCTCAGCGACGGCGTCATCGCGATTGCTATCACACTGTTGGTGCTGGAAATCAGCGTTCCGACGGTTCCTGCCGGAAGCACGACTGCGGTCGTGCCTGACCTCACCGCTGAGCAGTGGCCCGAGTTCGTCGGGTACGTGCTGAGCTTTCTAGTGATCGGCCTCTACTGGACGTTACATCGGCGCGTGTTCGTCTACGTTGAGGGCCACGACCGCAGCGTGGTCTGGCTCAATCTTCTGTTCTTACTCCTGGTCGCGTTCGTTCCGTACGCCACGAGCGTGTTCGTCGCCTACCCGACCGGGTTCGGCATCGCGTTCTACGCAGGGATATTGTCACTCACTGGATTCTCGCTGGCGCTGTTGTGGGGGTACGTCTCCAGAGAACGCCTCCTCGAAGCGGGACTGACCTCACGAACGGTCGAGATTCAGGCGGCACGGTTTCTCGTCTCTCCGATCGTGTTCGCGGGATCGGCAATCCTCGCCCAGTATAACCCGCTACTGGCCGTCCTCTCGTGGGGATTGCTGGTTCCCCTCAACGGCGCTTTCGAGTCACGACTTGTCGCGAGCGTCGAGGAGTCGGTGACCGAGTCAGAGAACCAGCCTCAGTGA
- a CDS encoding PemK-like protein produces the protein MTAFGELERGDIIWGTDPLSDKGRPMLVLGAPRFPNHGVQLITVLISTKTYHEESLTLRDDDYEGEPLGDRSHILPWSLATLNSAAEVEFHMTALVDERTEDVATQLISYISS, from the coding sequence GTGACCGCGTTCGGTGAACTGGAACGCGGTGACATTATCTGGGGGACCGATCCGCTCTCGGACAAAGGTCGTCCGATGCTCGTTCTGGGAGCACCTCGGTTCCCGAACCACGGCGTACAGCTGATCACCGTCCTGATCTCCACGAAGACCTACCACGAGGAGTCACTCACACTCCGCGACGACGACTACGAAGGCGAGCCACTCGGGGACCGAAGTCACATCCTTCCGTGGTCGCTCGCGACCCTCAACAGTGCGGCAGAGGTAGAATTCCATATGACCGCTCTCGTTGACGAACGGACCGAGGACGTGGCCACACAGTTAATCAGCTACATTTCTTCTTGA